In one window of Camelus bactrianus isolate YW-2024 breed Bactrian camel chromosome 13, ASM4877302v1, whole genome shotgun sequence DNA:
- the LOC123615000 gene encoding artemin, with the protein MELGPAPRHGPRALPAAGPSGPSPRCVPDPEPCTHEMEPGRGGLSVLPLWPRTRRQPALWPTLAALALLSSVAEGEASLGPAPRSPAPREGPAPAPAPPAGHLPGGRGARPCGGRARRPPPPPPAPAPSPASPRGARAARAGGRDRPGGLGSRTRSAGARGCRLRSQLVPVRALGLGHRSDELVRFRFCSGSCRRARSPHDLSLASLLGAGALRPPPGSRPVSQPCCRPTRYEAVSFMDVNSTWRTVDRLSATACGCLG; encoded by the exons ATGGAGTTGGGCCCAGCCCCTAGACACGGCCCACGGGCTCTACCAGCAGCAGGTCCCTCGGGTCCAAGCCCTCGCTGTGTCCCAGACCCAGAGCCCTGTACCCACG AGATGGAGCCCGGACGTGGAGGCCTGTCAGTGCTGCCCCTCTGGCCCCGGACTAGGCGGCAG CCTGCCCTGTGGCCCACCCTGGCCGCTCTGGCCCTGCTGAGCAGCGTCGCGGAGGGCGAAGCCTCCCTGGGCCCCGCGCCCCGCAGCCCGGCCCCCCGCGAAGGCCCCGCGCCGGCTCCGGCGCCCCCCGCGGGCCACCTGCCGG GGGGCCGCGGGGCCCGTCCCTGCGGCGGAAGAGCCCGGCGGCCACCGCCCCCGCCGCCCGCTCCCGCGCCTTCGCCCGCGTCCCCACGCGGGGCCCGCGCAGCgcgggccgggggccgggacCGCCCCGGGGGCCTGGGGAGCCGCACGCGGTCCGCGGGGGCGCGGGGCTGCCGCCTGCGCTCGCAGCTGGTGCCGGTGCGCGCCCTCGGCCTGGGCCACCGCTCCGACGAGCTGGTGCGTTTCCGCTTCTGCAGCGGCTCCTGCCGCCGCGCGCGCTCCCCGCACGACCTCAGCCTGGCCAGCCTGCTGGGCGCCGGCGCTCTGCGGCCGCCCCCTGGCTCGCGGCCCGTTAGCCAGCCCTGCTGCCGCCCCACGCGCTACGAGGCCGTCTCCTTCATGGATGTTAACAGCACCTGGAGGACCGTGGACCGCCTCTCGGCCACTGCCTGCGGCTGTCTGGGCTGA